Proteins encoded within one genomic window of Amorphoplanes friuliensis DSM 7358:
- a CDS encoding aerobic carbon-monoxide dehydrogenase large subunit: MTTVQDAGKLTTFEDNDQKPVGHGRMLRKEDPRFVRGRGRYTDDVQLPGMLHLAILRSPFAHAKIVSIDTSAAAALPKVKAVVTGADLAAQGLAWMPTLSNDVQAVLATDKVRFQGQEVAFVVAEDRYAARDALELIDVEYEVLDPVIDVRKALAPEAPVIRDDLDGKTNNHCFDWETGDKAATEAVFAAADVVVSQDIVYPRVHPAPMETCGAVADFDPVEGKLKLWSTTQAPHAHRTLYAIVAGIPEHKIQVISPDIGGGFGNKVPIYPGYVCAIVASIVTGKPVKWMEDRSENLISTGFARDYIMRGEIAATRDGKILGIRTDVLADHGAFNGTAAPVKYPAGFFGVFTGSYDIEAAYCSMTAVYTNKAPGGVAYACSFRITEAVYLVERIVDCLAAELGMDPAELRLKNFIKPEQFPYTTKTGWVYDSGDYEPTMRLAMDMAGYADLRKEQAEKRERGELMGIGIAFFTEAVGAGPRKDMDILGLGMADGCELRVHPTGKAVVRLSVQSQGQGHETTFAQIVAEEIGIPPADIDVVHGDTDNTPFGLGTYGSRSTPVSGAAAALVARKVRDKARLIASAMLEVSVADLEWEKGAFQVKGDPGKSVTIQDIAMRAHGAGDLPEGVEGGLEAQICYNPSNLTYPHGAYICVVDIDPGTAVVKVRRFIAVDDCGNRINPMIIEGQVHGGLTDGVGMALMEMISFDEDGNCLGASLMDYLIPTALEVPDWETGFTVTPSPHHPIGAKGVGESATVGSPPAIVNAVVDALAPFGIRHADMPLTPSRVWDAMRGAPQPPI, encoded by the coding sequence GTGACCACCGTTCAGGATGCCGGGAAGCTCACCACCTTCGAGGACAACGACCAGAAGCCCGTCGGGCACGGCCGGATGCTGCGCAAGGAGGACCCGCGTTTTGTGCGGGGCCGTGGCCGCTACACCGACGACGTCCAGCTGCCGGGCATGCTGCACCTGGCCATCCTGCGCTCGCCCTTCGCACACGCGAAGATCGTCAGCATCGACACCAGCGCCGCCGCCGCGCTGCCCAAGGTCAAGGCCGTCGTCACCGGTGCTGACCTGGCCGCGCAGGGGCTGGCCTGGATGCCGACACTCTCCAACGACGTGCAGGCCGTGCTGGCCACCGACAAGGTCCGCTTCCAGGGCCAGGAGGTGGCGTTTGTCGTCGCCGAGGACCGGTACGCCGCCCGCGACGCACTCGAGCTGATCGACGTCGAGTACGAGGTGCTGGACCCGGTGATCGACGTCCGGAAGGCACTCGCGCCCGAGGCGCCGGTCATCCGTGACGATCTCGACGGCAAGACCAACAACCACTGTTTCGACTGGGAGACGGGCGACAAGGCCGCGACCGAGGCCGTCTTCGCGGCGGCCGACGTGGTCGTCAGCCAGGACATCGTCTACCCGCGTGTGCACCCGGCACCGATGGAGACGTGCGGCGCGGTCGCGGACTTCGACCCGGTCGAGGGCAAGCTCAAGCTCTGGTCGACCACGCAGGCACCGCACGCGCACCGCACCCTCTACGCGATCGTCGCCGGCATCCCCGAACACAAGATCCAGGTGATCTCACCGGACATCGGTGGCGGCTTCGGCAACAAGGTGCCGATCTACCCCGGGTACGTGTGCGCGATCGTCGCCTCGATCGTCACGGGCAAACCGGTGAAGTGGATGGAGGACCGCTCCGAAAACCTGATCAGCACGGGCTTCGCGCGGGACTACATCATGCGCGGCGAGATCGCCGCGACCCGCGACGGCAAGATCCTGGGCATCCGCACGGACGTGCTCGCGGACCACGGCGCCTTCAACGGTACGGCCGCACCGGTCAAGTATCCGGCCGGCTTCTTCGGGGTCTTCACCGGTAGTTACGACATCGAGGCCGCGTACTGCTCGATGACCGCGGTCTACACCAACAAGGCGCCGGGCGGGGTCGCGTACGCGTGCTCGTTCCGGATCACCGAGGCGGTCTACCTGGTCGAGCGGATCGTCGACTGTCTCGCGGCCGAGCTGGGCATGGACCCGGCCGAGCTGCGCCTGAAGAACTTCATCAAGCCCGAGCAGTTCCCGTACACCACCAAGACCGGCTGGGTCTACGACTCGGGTGACTACGAGCCGACGATGCGCCTGGCGATGGACATGGCCGGGTACGCCGACCTGCGCAAGGAGCAGGCCGAGAAGCGTGAACGCGGTGAGCTCATGGGCATCGGCATCGCGTTCTTCACCGAGGCCGTCGGCGCCGGACCGCGCAAGGACATGGACATTCTCGGCCTGGGCATGGCCGACGGCTGTGAGCTGCGGGTGCACCCGACCGGCAAGGCTGTCGTCCGCCTCAGCGTGCAGTCGCAGGGGCAGGGCCACGAGACGACCTTCGCGCAGATCGTCGCCGAGGAGATCGGCATCCCGCCGGCCGACATCGACGTGGTCCACGGCGACACCGACAACACGCCGTTCGGGCTCGGCACGTACGGCAGCCGGTCCACGCCGGTCTCGGGTGCCGCCGCCGCACTGGTCGCCCGCAAGGTCCGCGACAAGGCCCGGCTGATCGCCTCGGCGATGCTCGAGGTCTCCGTGGCCGACCTGGAGTGGGAGAAGGGCGCGTTCCAGGTCAAGGGTGACCCCGGCAAGTCGGTGACCATCCAGGACATCGCCATGCGCGCCCACGGTGCCGGTGACCTGCCCGAGGGCGTCGAAGGCGGTCTCGAGGCGCAGATCTGCTACAACCCGTCGAACCTGACGTACCCCCACGGCGCGTACATCTGTGTGGTCGACATCGACCCGGGCACGGCCGTGGTGAAGGTGCGACGGTTCATCGCCGTCGACGACTGCGGCAACCGCATCAACCCGATGATCATCGAAGGTCAGGTGCACGGCGGCCTGACCGACGGCGTCGGCATGGCACTGATGGAGATGATCTCCTTCGACGAGGACGGCAACTGCCTCGGCGCGTCCCTGATGGACTACCTGATCCCCACCGCGCTCGAGGTGCCCGACTGGGAGACCGGCTTCACGGTCACCCCGTCACCGCACCACCCGATCGGCGCCAAGGGTGTCGGCGAGTCCGCCACCGTCGGCTCGCCGCCGGCCATCGTCAACGCCGTCGTGGACGCCCTCGCGCCCTTCGGCATCCGCCACGCGGACATGCCGCTCACCCCGTCCCGGGTCTGGGACGCGATGCGCGGCGCGCCCCAGCCGCCGATCTGA
- a CDS encoding (2Fe-2S)-binding protein: MQVSMTVNDVEVTEEIEGRTLLVHFLRDHLGLTGTHWGCDTSNCGTCVVWMDGEPVKSCTVLAAMAGGHAVRTVEGLAKGAELDPVQEGFIQCHGLQCGFCTPGMMMTARALLDRNPDPTDTEIREAISGQICRCTGYATIVRSVRWASVKEASVKQASVKQASVEEASEEVTA; encoded by the coding sequence ATGCAGGTCTCGATGACCGTCAACGACGTCGAAGTCACCGAGGAGATCGAGGGGCGGACGCTGCTCGTGCACTTCCTGCGCGACCACCTCGGGCTCACCGGCACCCACTGGGGCTGCGACACCAGCAACTGCGGCACCTGTGTGGTGTGGATGGACGGTGAACCCGTCAAGTCGTGCACCGTGCTCGCGGCGATGGCCGGTGGCCACGCGGTGCGTACCGTGGAGGGCCTGGCCAAGGGCGCCGAGCTGGACCCGGTCCAGGAGGGCTTCATCCAGTGCCACGGGTTGCAGTGCGGCTTCTGCACCCCGGGGATGATGATGACCGCCCGCGCGCTGCTCGACCGTAACCCGGACCCGACCGACACGGAGATCCGCGAGGCCATCTCCGGCCAGATCTGCCGGTGCACCGGGTACGCGACGATCGTCCGCTCGGTCCGCTGGGCGTCGGTCAAAGAGGCCTCGGTCAAACAGGCCTCGGTCAAACAGGCCTCGGTAGAAGAGGCCTCCGAAGAGGTGACGGCGTGA
- a CDS encoding FAD binding domain-containing protein — translation MQVPAPFEYARATTVDEAIGLMERYGDTARLVAGGHSLLPMMKLRLANFEYLIDINDLHGELGYITTGPDEVRIGALTRHRELLESDALAAALPIFRDAERVIADPVVRNRGTLGGSLCQADPSEDLSAVCTTLGASCVIRSSSGTRTVSMEDFHRGPYETAVADGEILVEVRIPVRPRGGSAYAKVERRAGDWAVVSAGAAVWLDASGQVADARVGLAAVGPNTTGIPAISAALRGREPSEELYLEAGVIAAENCEPVTDQRGSADYKRHLAQELTVRTLRRAVARIAERG, via the coding sequence ATGCAGGTTCCGGCACCCTTCGAATACGCACGGGCCACCACCGTGGACGAGGCCATCGGGCTCATGGAGCGCTACGGCGACACCGCCCGGCTCGTGGCCGGCGGCCACAGTCTGCTGCCCATGATGAAGCTCCGGCTGGCCAACTTCGAATACCTCATCGACATCAACGATCTGCACGGCGAGCTCGGGTACATCACGACCGGACCGGACGAGGTCCGCATCGGCGCGCTGACCCGCCACCGGGAGCTGCTCGAGTCCGACGCCCTGGCCGCCGCGCTGCCGATCTTCCGTGACGCCGAGCGGGTGATCGCCGACCCGGTGGTCCGCAACCGCGGCACGCTCGGCGGCTCGCTCTGCCAGGCCGACCCGTCCGAGGACCTGTCCGCGGTGTGCACGACCCTCGGCGCCAGCTGCGTCATCCGCTCCTCGAGCGGCACCCGGACCGTGAGCATGGAGGACTTCCACCGCGGCCCGTACGAGACGGCGGTCGCCGACGGGGAGATCCTCGTCGAGGTCCGCATCCCGGTACGCCCGCGTGGCGGCAGCGCGTACGCGAAGGTCGAGCGCCGCGCCGGTGACTGGGCCGTCGTCTCGGCCGGCGCTGCGGTGTGGCTCGACGCGTCCGGTCAGGTCGCGGACGCCCGCGTCGGACTGGCCGCCGTCGGCCCGAACACCACCGGCATCCCCGCGATCTCCGCCGCGCTGCGGGGCCGGGAGCCGTCGGAGGAGCTGTACCTCGAGGCCGGTGTGATCGCCGCCGAGAACTGTGAACCGGTCACCGATCAGCGGGGCAGCGCCGATTACAAGCGTCATCTCGCCCAGGAGCTCACCGTCCGTACCCTGCGCCGGGCCGTGGCGCGCATCGCCGAGAGAGGCTGA
- a CDS encoding response regulator, whose product MTDRPVRVVLVDDQSLIRAGIAVLLAGGDDGAIEVVGEASDGGGVVALVRRTRPDVVLMDIRMPGTGGLRATRELRADPDCGGVAVLMLTTFDTDDEVLGALRAGADGYLLKDAAPDALRAAVRAAAAGQAVLAPGITRQVMAHAATAVPARPDPRLALLTTREREVLIGLARGDDNPAIARAMRLSPETVRTYVSRILSKLGATSRAQLVALAHRSGLAATEAGADVDSGMPD is encoded by the coding sequence GTGACTGACCGTCCCGTCCGCGTGGTGCTGGTCGACGACCAGTCGCTGATCCGGGCCGGGATCGCGGTGCTGCTGGCCGGGGGTGACGACGGCGCGATCGAGGTCGTCGGGGAGGCTTCCGACGGTGGCGGTGTCGTGGCGCTGGTCCGCCGGACGCGGCCGGACGTCGTGCTGATGGACATCCGCATGCCGGGTACGGGCGGGCTGCGCGCCACCCGGGAGCTGCGCGCGGATCCGGACTGCGGCGGCGTGGCCGTGCTGATGCTGACCACCTTCGACACCGACGACGAGGTGCTCGGCGCTTTGCGGGCCGGCGCCGACGGTTACCTGCTCAAGGATGCCGCACCGGACGCGTTGCGGGCGGCCGTCCGCGCCGCGGCGGCCGGGCAGGCGGTGCTGGCGCCCGGCATCACCCGGCAGGTCATGGCCCACGCGGCCACCGCTGTCCCGGCGCGGCCCGACCCCCGGCTCGCGCTGCTCACCACCCGCGAGCGTGAGGTACTGATCGGCCTGGCCCGGGGTGACGACAACCCGGCCATCGCGCGGGCGATGCGGCTGAGCCCCGAGACCGTACGCACCTACGTGAGCCGCATCCTGAGCAAGCTCGGCGCCACGAGCCGGGCTCAGCTCGTGGCCCTCGCGCACCGCAGCGGCCTGGCCGCCACCGAAGCCGGCGCCGACGTCGACAGTGGAATGCCGGATTAA
- a CDS encoding sensor histidine kinase — protein MGVDTAVAVGVAAVLAVVVSADQGGGIGAAAYLWAAALGALMFWRRRYARTVLALTVLGLFAYYAAGFPAIGVAVPVAAALYAAAEAGRRLAAGVAATTVLAVSVTFRLIEGEDARYLVLYDAVGHAALMAAAIVLGELVRARRRIVALTDRQIALEADRRLAVHKQALARELHDAIGHTLTVAAIHTSVARQEVSRGPAKAEAALDHVSQAVSQALTELRATVRELRVPSLDDVDSLAETARAAGFEVRTRIEAVDAPELSAAAYRLVQEAVTNALRHSAGRVIEVDVRHAGADLLVRVHDDGTPAGPAAENAGLRGLRDRVAALGGRLDAGPGERGWQVSAALPLGVGRD, from the coding sequence ATGGGCGTGGACACGGCCGTGGCGGTCGGGGTGGCCGCTGTGCTCGCGGTGGTGGTGTCGGCCGACCAGGGTGGTGGGATCGGGGCTGCCGCCTATCTGTGGGCGGCCGCGCTCGGAGCGCTGATGTTCTGGCGACGGCGTTACGCGCGGACGGTCCTAGCGCTCACGGTGCTGGGTCTGTTCGCCTACTACGCGGCGGGTTTCCCGGCGATCGGTGTTGCTGTCCCGGTGGCCGCCGCGCTCTACGCCGCCGCCGAGGCCGGGCGCCGCCTGGCCGCCGGTGTCGCGGCGACCACGGTGCTGGCCGTCTCGGTGACCTTCCGGCTGATCGAGGGTGAGGACGCCCGCTACCTGGTGCTGTACGACGCGGTCGGGCACGCCGCGTTGATGGCCGCCGCGATCGTTCTCGGTGAGCTGGTCCGCGCCCGCCGGCGGATCGTGGCGCTGACCGATCGGCAGATCGCTCTGGAGGCCGACCGGCGGCTCGCGGTGCACAAGCAGGCGCTGGCCCGGGAGCTGCACGACGCGATCGGGCACACCCTGACCGTCGCGGCGATCCACACGAGTGTCGCCCGGCAGGAGGTCAGCCGGGGTCCGGCCAAGGCCGAGGCCGCTCTGGATCACGTCTCGCAGGCCGTCTCGCAGGCGCTGACCGAGCTGCGCGCGACGGTCCGGGAGCTGCGGGTCCCGTCGCTCGACGACGTGGACTCGCTCGCGGAGACAGCCCGGGCCGCCGGCTTCGAGGTGCGGACGCGGATCGAGGCCGTCGACGCGCCGGAGCTGTCGGCGGCGGCGTACCGGCTGGTGCAGGAGGCGGTCACGAACGCCCTGCGGCACTCGGCCGGGCGGGTCATCGAGGTCGACGTCCGGCACGCCGGTGCCGATCTGCTCGTCCGGGTCCACGACGACGGCACCCCGGCCGGGCCCGCCGCCGAGAACGCCGGGCTCCGCGGTCTGCGGGACCGGGTCGCCGCGCTCGGCGGACGGCTCGACGCCGGCCCGGGGGAGCGGGGCTGGCAGGTCAGCGCCGCGTTGCCGCTGGGGGTGGGACGTGACTGA
- a CDS encoding serine/threonine protein kinase, producing the protein MDTAYRVSPLRRGDPERLGEYWLTGRLGSGGMGVVYLATDRDDNYVAIKLVHAALSGDPEFRGRFRSEVDRARQVPSFCTAEVLDADLDHNPPYLVVEYVDGPSLAEVVEERGPLRAAALNSLAVGVATALTGIHGAGVIHRDLKPDNVLLAPGSPKVIDFGIARAFEATSQHTRTDQMVGTVAYMAPERFSSEPGTPLTAAADVFAWGCVVAYAGTGMTPFHGDSPPATAARILTQPPHLGGLPEPLRGLVELSLSKNPEDRPTARELLDMLLGDRPPRRTPVFSPPPDFPYEEPAPVPAGRGRSHRLLAALAVLLVLAGVATVALVLNNHGGVGNPLNTGATRGGGTAAGAPESPADSSTGAPAPETPPPTAPADYTEPAAEPAEEPEEESSPVPVEPTGGEPIIQDPLNQPGQWLDSEIREQNANCFTRGVMKAGRVDRGTYQCVGPDERIEDDFGVEVTTALQSAGSCAAIWFHWDPKAGGQVLRVCQDEMSIAADKADDRRVYGRIKLGNRIALRKSTRIHLVVREGEAQVFRGGKFAGSVPLPDSGPDEGQVLLGLSVEAVDTDPPYTVTFANVDIRSF; encoded by the coding sequence GTGGACACCGCGTACCGCGTGAGTCCACTGCGCCGGGGCGATCCCGAGCGGCTGGGCGAGTACTGGCTGACCGGCCGGCTCGGCTCCGGCGGCATGGGCGTGGTCTACCTCGCCACCGACCGTGACGACAACTACGTCGCCATCAAGCTCGTGCACGCCGCACTCTCCGGCGACCCCGAGTTCCGTGGCCGCTTCCGCAGCGAGGTCGACCGGGCCAGGCAGGTCCCCTCCTTCTGTACGGCCGAAGTCCTCGACGCGGACCTCGACCACAACCCGCCGTACCTGGTCGTCGAGTACGTCGACGGCCCCAGCCTCGCCGAGGTCGTGGAGGAACGCGGCCCGCTCAGAGCTGCCGCCCTCAACTCCCTGGCCGTGGGCGTGGCGACCGCGCTGACCGGCATCCACGGCGCCGGTGTCATCCACCGCGACCTCAAGCCCGACAACGTGCTCCTGGCGCCGGGCAGCCCCAAGGTCATCGACTTCGGCATCGCGCGGGCGTTCGAGGCGACCAGTCAGCACACGCGCACGGACCAGATGGTCGGCACGGTGGCGTACATGGCGCCGGAACGCTTCTCGTCCGAGCCCGGTACGCCGCTGACCGCCGCTGCTGACGTGTTCGCTTGGGGTTGTGTGGTCGCGTACGCCGGCACGGGCATGACACCGTTCCACGGCGACTCCCCGCCGGCGACCGCCGCCCGCATCCTGACCCAGCCGCCGCACCTCGGCGGGCTGCCCGAGCCGCTGCGCGGACTGGTCGAGCTGTCGCTGTCCAAGAACCCCGAGGACCGCCCGACGGCCCGCGAGCTGCTGGACATGCTGCTCGGCGACCGGCCCCCGCGGCGTACCCCCGTCTTCTCCCCGCCGCCCGACTTCCCGTACGAGGAGCCGGCGCCGGTGCCGGCCGGCCGGGGTCGCAGCCACCGTCTGCTGGCTGCCCTCGCCGTCCTGCTCGTGCTGGCCGGTGTCGCCACGGTGGCCCTCGTGCTCAACAACCACGGCGGCGTCGGCAACCCCCTCAACACCGGAGCGACGCGTGGTGGCGGCACGGCCGCGGGAGCACCCGAGTCCCCGGCCGACAGCAGCACGGGCGCCCCGGCTCCCGAGACACCGCCACCCACCGCTCCCGCCGACTACACCGAGCCGGCCGCGGAGCCTGCCGAGGAGCCCGAGGAGGAGTCGAGCCCGGTGCCGGTCGAGCCGACGGGCGGCGAGCCGATCATCCAGGACCCGCTGAACCAGCCCGGCCAGTGGCTCGACAGCGAGATCCGCGAGCAGAACGCCAACTGCTTCACCCGCGGTGTCATGAAGGCCGGCCGCGTCGACCGCGGCACCTACCAGTGTGTCGGCCCGGACGAACGCATCGAGGACGACTTCGGCGTCGAGGTCACCACCGCGCTGCAGTCCGCCGGCAGTTGCGCGGCGATCTGGTTCCACTGGGACCCGAAAGCCGGCGGCCAGGTCCTCCGCGTCTGCCAGGACGAGATGTCGATCGCCGCCGACAAGGCCGACGACCGCCGCGTCTACGGCCGCATCAAGCTCGGCAACCGCATCGCCCTCCGCAAGTCCACCCGCATCCACCTGGTCGTCCGCGAGGGCGAGGCCCAGGTGTTCCGCGGCGGCAAGTTCGCGGGCAGCGTCCCCCTGCCGGACTCCGGCCCGGACGAGGGCCAGGTCCTCCTCGGCCTCAGCGTCGAAGCCGTCGACACCGACCCGCCTTACACCGTCACCTTCGCGAACGTCGACATCCGCTCGTTCTGA
- a CDS encoding cytochrome c biogenesis CcdA family protein yields MQATLLLALTAGMLGAVNPCGFALLPAYLSVLVAGEESDGPRATVAAVGRALRCTAALTAGYVAVFGTFGLLLAPLTGWLMPRLPWLTVVFGLGLVALGGWLLAGRSLPSPGKGLRAPRLTGSAASMVLFGMAYAVASLGCAIGPFLAIVVSSLRAGSIGEGVALFVSYAAGMGLVIGVTALAVALVRVSAVAKLRRAAAFVPRIGGAVLVLAGAYVAYYGWYELRLVKDLRTSGQDPVVNLAADLQRELSGVVGRLGAGWFVLLLAVLVLAALLLSRRRRTSVGS; encoded by the coding sequence GTGCAGGCCACGCTGCTGCTCGCACTCACCGCCGGGATGCTCGGCGCCGTCAACCCGTGCGGCTTCGCGCTGCTGCCGGCGTACCTGTCGGTGCTGGTGGCGGGCGAGGAGAGTGACGGGCCGCGGGCGACGGTGGCGGCAGTGGGTCGCGCTCTGCGCTGCACCGCCGCGCTGACCGCCGGCTATGTCGCGGTCTTCGGCACGTTCGGGCTGCTGCTGGCCCCGCTGACCGGCTGGTTGATGCCGCGGCTGCCCTGGCTGACCGTCGTTTTCGGGCTGGGGCTGGTCGCGCTGGGCGGCTGGCTGCTCGCCGGCCGCTCGCTGCCGAGCCCCGGCAAGGGCCTGCGGGCACCGCGGCTGACCGGCTCGGCCGCGTCGATGGTGCTCTTCGGGATGGCGTACGCCGTGGCCTCCCTCGGGTGCGCGATCGGGCCGTTCCTGGCGATCGTCGTGTCGAGCCTGCGTGCCGGCTCGATCGGTGAGGGTGTGGCGCTGTTCGTCAGCTACGCCGCCGGGATGGGGCTCGTGATCGGGGTGACCGCGCTCGCCGTCGCCCTGGTCCGCGTGTCGGCCGTGGCGAAGCTGCGCCGGGCGGCGGCCTTCGTCCCGCGGATCGGCGGCGCGGTGCTGGTTCTCGCCGGAGCGTACGTGGCCTACTACGGATGGTATGAGCTGCGGCTTGTCAAGGATTTGAGGACTTCCGGGCAGGATCCGGTGGTGAATCTTGCCGCGGATCTCCAGCGCGAGTTGAGTGGTGTGGTCGGCCGGCTGGGCGCGGGATGGTTCGTGCTGCTGCTCGCCGTCCTGGTCCTGGCAGCGCTCCTGCTGTCCCGGCGCCGCCGCACCTCAGTAGGGAGTTGA
- a CDS encoding TlpA family protein disulfide reductase yields the protein MSKLKALIAAAAVTGLLAGCGSSPAAEPAADAALPVAAGTGASAPAAGVPGVVVPASLKFTGRTLDGKTFDATTMAGKPTILWFWAPWCATCASEAMSISDLQDEYAGRLNILGIAGMGNNKDMHEFVSDLEVGAVPHLDDEPGKLWKKFGITEQSTYVILDKAGKVVVRSYLDDLQLTDKVKSLVA from the coding sequence GTGTCCAAGCTCAAGGCCCTGATCGCGGCGGCGGCGGTGACCGGTCTCCTGGCCGGATGCGGCAGCAGCCCGGCGGCGGAGCCGGCAGCCGACGCGGCGCTGCCGGTGGCAGCCGGGACCGGGGCGTCCGCACCCGCGGCCGGCGTCCCCGGTGTGGTCGTGCCGGCGTCGCTGAAGTTCACGGGCCGGACCTTGGACGGCAAGACCTTCGACGCGACGACCATGGCCGGCAAGCCGACCATCCTCTGGTTCTGGGCGCCGTGGTGCGCGACCTGCGCCAGTGAGGCGATGTCGATCAGCGACCTGCAGGACGAGTACGCCGGCCGCCTCAACATCCTCGGGATCGCGGGTATGGGCAACAACAAGGACATGCACGAGTTCGTGTCCGACCTCGAGGTCGGCGCCGTGCCGCACCTCGACGACGAGCCGGGCAAGCTCTGGAAGAAGTTCGGCATCACCGAGCAGAGCACGTACGTGATCCTCGACAAGGCCGGCAAGGTCGTGGTCCGCAGTTATCTCGACGACCTGCAGCTGACCGACAAGGTCAAGTCGTTGGTGGCGTGA
- a CDS encoding NADH-quinone oxidoreductase subunit NuoF family protein, translating into MSSDQVPPVTSIGTPRITAGFDEYGRLDLIAHQEVHGGFAALSSGELIGLADRIELRGRGGAGFPFARKVRAVLDSCQRQDLPPVIVVNATEGEPPSWKDKAVLTRGPHLILDGAALAAAALDAEEIVIGIADDGIGQQSLAAALAERRMPVPTRIVTVPHRFISGEGGALVRGINGEAHIPPGRKVRSSDNGVGGLPTLLSNAETYSQLAIAARLGPWEYNAVGIPEEPGTVMLTVGGSATAPAVVEAPTGTPLMDVLTMCGADIGPGLLVGGYHGKWITAEAAKTVTISRKGFAKVGGTLGAGMLIPIGSSTCPLGEVAQVTQYLAGESAGQCGPCRLGLPDLARAVTLVALGGSALENVRQAAGVVKGRGACSHPDGTARFALSALEVFARDVELHANGEGCGKQVRGILPLPYHTDQGARKLAVDWSRCDGHGLCSAVAPEIIRLDANGFPAFPQTPLPPWLENGARKAVNVCPALALRLTEAGKK; encoded by the coding sequence GTGAGTTCAGACCAGGTCCCGCCAGTCACCAGCATCGGGACTCCGCGGATCACCGCGGGGTTCGACGAGTACGGCCGGCTCGACCTGATCGCCCATCAGGAGGTGCACGGCGGTTTTGCCGCGCTCTCCAGCGGTGAGCTGATCGGTCTGGCCGACCGCATCGAGCTGCGGGGACGGGGCGGCGCGGGTTTCCCCTTCGCCCGCAAGGTCCGTGCCGTGCTCGACTCCTGTCAGCGCCAGGACCTGCCCCCGGTCATCGTCGTCAACGCGACCGAGGGTGAGCCCCCGTCCTGGAAGGACAAGGCCGTGCTGACCCGCGGCCCGCACCTGATCCTCGACGGTGCCGCGCTGGCGGCGGCCGCACTCGACGCCGAGGAGATCGTGATCGGCATCGCCGATGACGGCATCGGCCAGCAGTCGCTCGCGGCGGCCCTGGCCGAGCGCCGGATGCCGGTGCCGACGCGGATCGTGACCGTCCCGCACCGGTTCATCTCCGGTGAGGGTGGCGCGCTCGTCCGCGGCATCAACGGCGAGGCGCACATCCCGCCGGGCCGCAAGGTCCGGTCCAGTGACAACGGCGTCGGCGGGCTGCCCACCCTGCTCTCCAACGCGGAGACGTACTCGCAGCTGGCGATCGCGGCCCGGCTGGGCCCGTGGGAGTACAACGCGGTCGGCATCCCCGAGGAGCCGGGCACGGTCATGCTGACCGTCGGCGGCTCGGCGACCGCGCCCGCCGTGGTCGAGGCGCCGACCGGCACCCCGCTGATGGACGTGCTGACGATGTGCGGCGCCGACATCGGCCCCGGGCTGCTCGTCGGCGGGTACCACGGCAAGTGGATCACCGCCGAGGCCGCCAAGACCGTCACCATCTCGCGCAAGGGCTTCGCCAAGGTCGGTGGCACCCTGGGCGCCGGCATGCTGATCCCGATCGGCTCGTCGACGTGCCCCCTGGGTGAGGTCGCCCAGGTCACGCAGTACCTCGCCGGTGAGTCCGCCGGTCAGTGCGGCCCGTGCCGTCTCGGCCTGCCCGACCTGGCCCGCGCGGTCACCCTGGTCGCGCTCGGCGGCAGTGCACTGGAGAACGTGCGCCAGGCCGCCGGTGTGGTCAAGGGCCGCGGCGCCTGCAGCCACCCGGACGGCACCGCCCGTTTTGCCCTGTCGGCGCTCGAGGTCTTCGCCCGGGACGTGGAGCTCCACGCCAACGGCGAGGGCTGCGGCAAGCAGGTGCGCGGCATCCTGCCGCTGCCGTACCACACCGATCAGGGCGCGCGGAAGCTCGCGGTGGACTGGTCGCGCTGCGACGGTCACGGGCTCTGCTCGGCGGTCGCTCCGGAGATCATCCGGCTCGACGCCAACGGCTTCCCGGCGTTCCCGCAGACGCCGCTGCCGCCGTGGCTGGAGAACGGTGCCCGCAAAGCGGTCAACGTGTGCCCGGCCCTCGCCCTGCGGCTGACGGAAGCGGGTAAGAAGTGA